Proteins encoded in a region of the Triticum dicoccoides isolate Atlit2015 ecotype Zavitan chromosome 3A, WEW_v2.0, whole genome shotgun sequence genome:
- the LOC119271486 gene encoding flowering-promoting factor 1-like protein 1 translates to MSGVWVFKNGVVRLVENPGSERTSTVRRKALLHTPSGQVVSSYATLEAKLTALGWERYYEDPALYQFHKRGCLDLISLPRDFNHFSSVHMYDVVIKNRESFRVVDA, encoded by the coding sequence ATGTCTGGCGTGTGGGTGTTCAAGAACGGTGTGGTGCGCCTGGTGGAGAACCCGGGGAGCGAGCGGACGTCGACGGTGCGACGGAAGGCGCTGCTGCACACGCCGAGCGGGCAGGTGGTGTCGTCGTACGCGACGCTGGAGGCGAAGCTGACGGCGCTGGGGTGGGAGCGCTACTACGAGGACCCGGCGCTGTACCAGTTCCACAAGCGCGGCTGCCTCGACCTCATCTCGCTCCCCAGGGACTTCAACCACTTCTCCTCCGTCCACATGTACGACGTCGTCATCAAGAACAGGGAATCCTTCCGCGTCGTCGACGCCTAG